The window AAAGACTAAATATTAGTTAATCTTAGTTAAGTAAATAagctattaaaataagactaaatattaaaataaatctatttttgttattttttaagattatgcttaagataaaaataaaggaaaatagagAATAACAATATTAAGATAAATCCCTACAAAAATGCTAGTAACCCTAATTaaatagaaataagaaaaatgaacttatttttgtgttttcaagtttatgttttgaagttaaaaataaaaataggccaAAATTCTATAATAACTCAAGTTATAAAATACTAAGAATacaaaaaatgattttaaaattgTGCGGGTCAAAAtttacgtgcttacagctgcccctcttttcttGGAAACACGAAGTATTTTTGAGCAAAGACTTAAGTAATCAACGTAATTAATTTCTGACCCGACACTTattcaaagaaaataaagatgaatAAAAAGATTGTGACTGAACCCTGTTATCttagctgcctacatatccttggctacaAAGGAATCATGCCACGTGAACTTGAAGTAGACTTGAGCTTGAAACCAATTTTGAAGTAAATgccctcattctctaggtgggtgcttaATGGAATCGATAAAGACATAATTAATTGAAAATAGATTCTTTTTGGTATATCAACATATCGTAGCAAATGTAACTATGAGATTAGTTGTAATTAATGTTAGTtaatattttgggacttgtaGTTATGAAAACTTTTCTAAAAGAAAAAGATGAACCCAACAATCAGAGGCCAAACACCATAATGTTCgggcttttttcacttttagcccgcgccagaaactatttatattcagcaactgaaaaagtgtataaaatttatataatttttgtaacaTACATAATCtacatatatacaaaaatatacaaaaaatatactttttcggctattattttgagagcggctatatagtgttatacaatgtcatttttccaTTAAGTTCGACAAAGCATTTATAATTGAAGAATTAACTTACAGAATACGTTGGCAAGGCCCAAATGAGAGAATTATGGTTTTGGCCCAatatactatttgaaactttattaccctccctgctcaagttttaatttaattacataggcatatacaatttactaattatatacattttagaaattaaatgagtatccctttatattaggaattgaataaggaatcaattatatcCCATCTGTATTCTCTCTCCCTcctgcgctctctctctctctctctctctctctctctctctctctctctcttctgctctctctctctctctctctctctcttctgctctctctctctgtctctcaaTCTCTCATTCTctatttttcctcaatttttcttCCTCTGATGTTCTATATTTTTTATCGTTTCATGTTGTATATGtttttaatggaattcatcaatggatttcaatcgttttactATAGAATTTTTacttagcaatttcctttcatgttgcacaattggtgttcaaattgaaattgttaatcaataaattttgaaagtgtttgactctccaccattgacagccattaaaaagctttgaaactttgaattcaaatttgggttttcaaaaaccattatttgtttgaattgggtgttgttgcaaacaattgagaatattgtttggaatttatatctcaattttgagggtgtttcgTGAAGAATAGACTTgatttggctgaatttcagattgaaactcgaagaagaacacatgacatacaatatacttacgaaattatagtaaagttgtagtataattgtatgtaaattgtattttgttatatatatatattattttattttttatttgaatgttttatgaaagttgaaaaatagttgtataatatatgaatcgttgtataaaatttgtatttaagttatcaatgctatctttttacataaaattGTTGATATatttcaaaattgtattaagagagaaagttttgattgaaattttagagaggaagaaacacacaccacatacaaaatatatacaaatcagatacaaaatatacaaatgacatattgtataaaatttgtatgaaaattgtatttaagttgtatgatgttgtagatGTATTTTAACTGGGTAAAAATCATGTATGAAGGTTGTAGATAAGCTGTAAATAAATGCATGctgtataattagttgtatgaaaaatatttttagtatgtatgttgttgtagatatatcaatttgtattaaatttgtacgaaatttatttCTAAATGTGTATGTCGTTATACTATCAAATTGTATAATATTAATTGTAAGTACGATGTATCCATTTTAGTGCTGATTTAAATAGGTTTCAGTAATTTGTGATAGATTAAAGCAAATGAGACACCTCTATCAACAATATTACGATCATTTAGCAACTCCATCAAACTCTAATGTATCCCCCTCCTCCTCCCGATCCTATACCCAATAGGACCTTAAGAAGTGATTCTAGAAGACCTTCATATCCATCCCAAAGCCAACAACACTAACTCTCCAAATTTTAAAAGATACTTATGGAAATCATACTTTATAAAAGGGCGAGGATTTTCTAAAAAGGTTTCTGCTTGGATTTGACCATAGAGAGGAAAATTTAAACCAAACTTTTCGCCCGAAAGATGAAAGGAGGGATACCTCCCGCTTTACCTGAAGAAGCAGACGACGAAATATTATTCCAAACGCTTATAGTTTTGATACATATCgctaactttatgtaaaaagattgtattgataacttaaatataaattttatacaacgattcatacattatacaactatttttcaactttcatacaatattcaaataaaaaaatatatataactacaacataatacaatttatatacaattatactacaactttactacaatttcgtaagtatattgcaACTTTACTATACTTTCGTAAATATATTGTATGTCATtttttcttcttcgagtttcaatctgaaattcagccaaaaccaagtctaatttTCACCAAGCGCCCTCAAAATTGAAATATAAACTCAAAacaatattcccaattatttgcaacaacacccaatctaaacaaataataatttttgaaaactcaaattcgaattcaaagctttatGATAGATTAGTGTTCGAATCTTCAATCCCTATGATCCGGAGGTTACTTCAATAGGTTGATTGACAGAAGACAACTTTTAGGCTTAACTTATTGAGAGAGAAAGAcggcgagagagagagagagagagagagagagagagagagagagagagagagagagagagagagagagagagagagagatgaagaaagaaagaaaaaatgatgaGAGATGCGGCAGTGAGGAAagaggagaggagagaaaaaagggaAATGATGTAACTAAACtcctaatttaaggcactaataatggattgtatacAATTTTAAGTAATCTTTGTTTAGGGTGGGTAATATACAAAACTAAGacaattttggtaaataagtttcaaatattgtataggaaggaaaaaatataaaaattgcatggggcgccctatttggtcgcccccttttaacttatacccaagTTTTTCCGTTTGCATCCGCacctatttttttgttaaaagtattttaaaaagacGATTTTGCCCTTCAGGACTATTGataaaactgtagactgcaggacATCACTTAAGCATGTTTTGGCATGAAGTTTTAGAAAATGAacaaataacttaagcatgtttagtctgaagttttagcaaatgaactaaataacttaagcatatttagtctgaagttttagcaaatgaactaaataacttcagcatgttttgtctgaaattttagcaaatgaactaaataacttcatcatgtttagactgaaattttggataaaactcatgacaaaactgttaactgcaggataaataacttcagcatgcattagcatgaagttttagcttcaatgtaAAACAACTTCAGCTCCCTTGTAATTGGCTGAAGTTTTACACCATCTCACATGCTAATGAATAACCCCTGGTACTGTAAAACAACATCATCTCCAAACGTTAGCATGTTGCTACGTTTATCAGGGCTTGTTTTACAGTATGCTAATGCGAATGAGGTCATCTCCAAAGTAGCATGCTAATGCTAATACTATCAGGGGTGCAATTttcatattattacggattttttgtcaactggctaccaaatcaataatttttaaaagtatAATACATGTTAAAATGTggcacaaatatagggtacgacTGCAAATCCCTCGAAAAAAATACCTAAATGTTATTGTGAAGTGGTTTGGCCCAAGTTTTGTTATACATACATCAGGCCCATAAAGGGCATCTAAGACATTTCATCGGTATCTTTGCAAAAACCCTACTTTTATATCTTCTATTTCGTCTCACTCGCCACTCCCTCTACAGAGCACACCCGGAACCTTAACCCTAGCTCATTCCAACTCCGTCGCTGCCAAAATGCCGCCCAAGTTCGATCCATCTCAGGTGGTCGAGGTTTTCGTCCGAGTTACCGGCGGTGAAGTCGGAGCTGCGAGTTCACTCGCTCCAAAAATCGGTCCGCTCGGTCTCTCCCCTAAAAAAATCGGTGAAGACATCGCAAAGGAAACCGCCAAGGACTGGAAGGGTCTCCGAGTCACTGTAAAACTAACCGTCCAAAACCGTCAAGCTAAAGTCTCCGTCGTTCCCTCCGCTGCCGCACTCGTCATCAAGGCGTTGAAGGAGCCGGAACGTGACCGTAAGAAGACCAAAAACATTAAGCATAACGGTAACATCTCGCTCGATGACGTCATCGAGATCGCTAAGGTGATGAAGCCAAGATCGATGGCGAAGGATTTGAGTGGAACAGTGAAGGAGATTTTGGGCACGTGTGTATCAGTTGGTTGTACGGTAGATGGGAAGGATCCTAAGGATTTGCAGCAAGAGATTGATGATGGTGATGTCGAGATTCCTCTCGATTGAATGCGAATTATCAACTGATGGTAATATTATGTtaattttatgttattttgttttgagGATGTCATCTTGAGGATCATTTTGATATAACTATGACATTCTGGAATTTTATATTTGGAAATGTAGTTTGGATTTGCTTTTTCTCGATGAAGTGCTTTAGCATTGCTTTATGCGTTTTGCTGAATTTACTGTTTTTTAATTAGTATAAATTGGTTACTTGGAAATTGTTGTTTGGATACTGTTTAGGGCAAATATTCATAATTAATAATGTTGATTTATCTCATTGCATCCACAGACTTCAGCTTTGTGTTTGTTTCTGAACTGTTGGGGATAAATTTCAGGAAACCTAGAGCACATTGACAAGTACTGAAGAGCTTTGcgtttgtacatttttgtgtgcAAATAAACTGTTACGAAGTTCATTTAGTAAACCCATTGGGTGCATCTGTGCACTCTTAAAAAAATTGGTATATTTGCGTTTTCCATTTACCCATCATATATTGTGGGCGAAGACTGAACTTTCGGCGGTATTTCTCTATCTTGATGACCACTTGAACCctaataaattattgtaatttaCTATCTTGATCATAAAAATTATTGTAGTTTACTCTAGTTTTTTCTCTTTCactaatcataatattttttCCTGTCTATGTGTTGTGTTTACCCATAAAAAAAATTGGTTTTCTCTAAACTGCTAGTACATTTTGGTTCAGTCAGTCCTCAAAATCCATTTGCAGCTGAATGTTACAGAACTGCGTTGATGGCATAAGTGCCTTGTTCTAAAGGTTTACACATCGTTGTTCTCGTTCAGCAGTAGCAGAACTATAAATTAAAGAATTGTGGTGCTCCATCCGCAGAAATGCTCCAAACCCACTTGGTCGAGGTGTAAAATTTAGTAAAGATTAGTCCTTTACAACCGCTATTCAGTTTCCTCGTTAAATGATGCGGTTACAAATTGTTGTGACTtttataaattgaattataagggaatcataagcaaaaaaaaaagggaacATGGATTCTGAGGGAGACATTTGAGTGTTAAATTCTGAAGTATTCCTATGTCAACTGTCAAGTGTGAAGTCTTAACCATTACATTTCCCGGAACGCACTACAGTGTAAAGAGAGTAAACCGATTATGATAAAATTGTTTACGAAATATACTAGTATATAATTGGGTGGAACGCACTACAGTGTAAAGAGAGTAAACCGATTATGATAAAATTGTTTACGAAATATACTAGTATATAATTGGGTGAAAGAATTGCTTTGTAGATGATCAGATGGATTCACCCTTCCCAGAGCCTTCTATAAGTTAACATAGGGGTGAACATGTAAGGCCTCGTAAAATTCCACTTAAAACTCGGGTTTCATCGCGGTATAGACTTTTTGGGTTTAACATCGCGTTGGGGACttgaagaaaatttttggcagagtaGGGTGTTTTTGTGGtccattttgcgatcgcagaattgatTTGCGGGCCGCAGATCCGCCGTAGAGTGAAGCAGGGAACTAGGCATATTTGGGATGATATTTTGCGGTCAATTGTGCGGTCGCATATTCGTTTCGTGGGCCGCACATTTGTCGTCGAATCCAACATAAGAAATTTTGGAAGGAGGtcctgcggtccattatgcgaccacagaacttGTTTGCGGACTGCAGACCTATCGCAGATCCAACCCGAACAACCCAGTTTTGGGATCCTTTTCTGCGGTCCCCTTTGCGGGCTGCATACTTGTTTTGCGGTCCGGTCTACGATCGCAGACCTGATTTCGTAGAGTCTAAGTTTGAAAATTTTTACCCGATCccattttcataaaaataacTTGTGGGTTATTTTGGCTGGTCCTAACTGATATTTAAAGAGGGGGAGTGGTCTAGAGTGAGAGAGGAAGTT is drawn from Nicotiana tabacum cultivar K326 chromosome 22, ASM71507v2, whole genome shotgun sequence and contains these coding sequences:
- the LOC107763560 gene encoding large ribosomal subunit protein uL11, with protein sequence MPPKFDPSQVVEVFVRVTGGEVGAASSLAPKIGPLGLSPKKIGEDIAKETAKDWKGLRVTVKLTVQNRQAKVSVVPSAAALVIKALKEPERDRKKTKNIKHNGNISLDDVIEIAKVMKPRSMAKDLSGTVKEILGTCVSVGCTVDGKDPKDLQQEIDDGDVEIPLD